Genomic segment of Panicum virgatum strain AP13 chromosome 9N, P.virgatum_v5, whole genome shotgun sequence:
AGAGAGCATTTTGCCTTTCCATCCACTCAGTTTCTTTTGGAATCTTTCCTCCACTTATTTCCACTCTGAGTTTCTAAGCTTTCTATGATGCATTGGTATTCCTAAGTATCTAAAAGGAAGAGCACCCATATCACACCCGAAGATTTGAGAGTACTCCCTCCCTAGATCCCTAACTTCACCAAAGCAGAACATCTCACTTTTATGAAAATTGATCTTAAAACCAGACAACTGCTCAAAAGCACATAGCAAGAGCTTCATGTTCTTGGCCTCTTCTAGATCATTTTCCATGAAGAGAATCGTATGATCCGCATATTGCAAAATAGATAAGTCATTTAAATAACTCGAGCTTTTATCATATTTCATATAAGAGTAAAATACACTGCCACTGCCCAAGAATGTATCACTTAGGTTATTTCTGGGTCCATAAACTTCTTTTTAAATTGTTCATCGTAGGTCCACACGTATTCATGCATGCACGTAAGAGCAAGTCTTATGGTCTCCGCCGACTGCTGGCGGTAAGAGTGCCATATCACCATGTATGGTGGTGGACCCAGCAGCATTTAATGTGTGGCAATGAGAGCATCCACTGTTTCCGCCGGCTTCGAGCAAGCGTTTCGCGAcgccactctctctctcccacacGTAGAATCTCGCCAGCTTTGCCCacccataatacttgctctaacgCTGACCTGGTATGCTGATTGGAAGTTCCCGAGGTTGCCAACATGGATTATGATGGGAATTGATATAATTGACCCTAGCTTTCTTCTCAACCATGCCATCTCTCTCCTATGGTCCTCCTCTTGGCCAGTGGTTGCTTGTCGATCCTGCCATTTGCCAGGGCAGCTGCTCGAGGTGCCTCCCCGCTACGATGACCAGGGCCGCATTAGAGATGTGCCTGGTGTGTGATGTTCGGTCATGCGATAGGCCCGCTAGTGGATGTCGTGGGCAGGTCAAAGGGCAGCATGGATGGCCCAACCTATTTGGATTCGCAAGATTGAGAGAAGAGGGAGATAAAAGAAACAGAAAACGTACCGTCAACGTGCCATGTCAGCATTACAGATCCATATATGGATTTCTAGtgaacaacttaacaagttttTGGACTATAAATGGAAGAAGTCTACGTATCCCCCCCAAACTATTGAGATCGGATCACTTAACCCCcacaactataaaaccggatatCTAACACCCCAATCTATCTAATACCGTGCACTCAAAGCCCTTGGGTGGTTTTGCTTAGCAGTTTTGCCACGTTGGATGCTGAAGTGGCCTCCTGACGTGTGGGACCCACTTGTAAGCAACACATggaacctttcttcttcctctgttctGCCTCCTCTGTTCTTCTCCCGTCCACCATCCGCGCGAGAGCAGGATGGGGCGATGCCGGTCGGCGCAGTCAACGGCTCCAGGGAGCCCGCTCGGGCTCCTCGACGGCACCGCATCGACATCCCCACCGGCCGCCCGTTCCCGCCGTCGTCcccgcctcggcggcggcatgggGACGACCAGCATCAAGGCATGGTGGAGGTAGGGAGGGGGGAGGCGGAAGGCGGGCTAACTTCAGCTTCGCAGTGGTGGgcccggcgctcgccggcgcaggTGTCGTTGGCGCAGCCTTCATTGGCGGCGGCATGCAAGGCAGATTGGTGCACGCGTCCTCATCGACGCCCAGCGAAGGGCGGCACAGCGAGAGGCCGCACAGTCGCCATCATATGGTCAAGCAGGAACGAGGTGAGGCGGGGTACGATGGCGAGGGAGCTTGGGATCTCGCCCATGAAGCGGTTGCCGGAGAGCACGATGATGGTGATGCGGTGCAGCTatgcaagggcggcggcggtgaggctgAGGATGCGCAACTCGGCGAGTGGCGCGAGGAGCGCAGTGGTGAGGGGCCCGGTGAGGTTGAGTCCCTCAAGGGCAAGCTTGGTGGCGCGGCCGGCAGGGGCGCACCGGCAGCCGCCGAGCCAGCCGAAGCAGAAGGCTCGGCGCGGTGTCGGGGCACCAGGGGAGGTAGTCGGAGCTGTGGATGAGTCACTTATaagtgggtcccacatgtcaggAGGCCATGTCAACATCCACCGTGGTGAAACCGCTAAGCAAAACCGCCCAAGGGGTTAAATGCACAGTATTAGATAGATTGGGGTGTTAGGtatccggttttatagttgaggGGGTGAAGTGCTCCAACCCCAATAGTTTGGGGGGATATATAGACTTCTTCCGACTAGAAATACACTTTTGAAGTTGATGGATCTAACTAACACAACCCTCACAAATTTAGGAACGGCAGGTGCATTTTAATCCTCATAAAAATATTGTCAAGTGGGCTGACTAACAGAAGATACCATGCCACTGCGCCATGTGTCAAACTATCGACTTCATGTTCCTTCTACTTGCCGCTACAGACATACAACATTGATAGATTGCCATACAAGATATTCTTTTTCCAGGGGAGCTCAAGGCTATGAGTGGTATTGCGCCGAGTGATTGTCATGTGTGTCAGATCAGGCGAGGGCTGGGAAAAGGTTCCCTGGTCCAAACATATTACTCGGTTGGTTGTGGGAGTGCAGAGTTTCCAGACTTTTTGGATGCGAGCACCTTGTCCAAGGTTTCGTCAGGCACCTTGATTCCGTTTGTCTCCATTTCCGCAACTACTGCGATGGCGGCATCGATTTCCTCCAGATCAAGGCACAACAGGAATACTTCATCGTAGAGTGGGCTGAATCCAgcacaaggaaaaaaaaaaggaaagatacattaaccattctacaccAGATCAGCATTTCTTAGCAAAAACACAAAATCATAGAGAGCATACTATGAAGAAAATATAATTTTACCTTCCGAACTTATAACCTAGACTATGTGTTGTTTGCAATATAGGTATAAAAGCGGATGGGAGTGGCGCTCTCATAGCAGCACGCAATATAATGGCACAATCGCCAATTGTCGGAGTACCACCCAGCTCTATTACCTGAAAGGCCACAAAGCAGTGATCGAAAGTTTAGACAACCAATAATTTAAGTGCGGGGCCACCTCAGAATGCTGTAATTGCTAACAAGCAATGTATTTATATAACTTGAAGGCAATTGAAGAACTGAAAGAATTTAAGTTCATCATCCAATAGTATCTGCAGTGGTTACAGGGGTAAGAATACCTTATGCATTATCTTGATAGCTAACTCAACCTCCCATTCTTGTGACCACTTGCGTGGCATCTTATTCTTAATTTCTCTTTCCCATGTCCACCCCCATGCATCTGCGGTGGTATACATGTCTGATACATCAAACATTCTCTCCTCGCGCATAACCTTAAAGGCTTCAATAGGATCTTCAGGAAAccaatcttcatcatcatcaatctACAGAGTCACATCCAGCAAATATGCCTCAAAATCTACTGAAAATTCAGCCCTACCAACACATCCAACTGACATAATGATAACAGAAGTCATTTCGAAGAAAAGATTCAAATGCTCCTCGATCTATAGTGATTACAGTCAACAAATTCTTAGAGTTGTAAGTTAAACTATGTGATACATACTTGCATCTCGTTCAGATCACCATTTATGTTCTACTTTTTAACATGGCATGCACCATTGAGAATTTGAGATGAGTGTGTGCTTCAAATAAATAACCAGTAAAAGAGAGCTAGCAATACTAGAAAGGTCATTCAGGATAAGCCATAAGTTTCCTATGATGGCTGATCAATATAAAGACAAATTGCACATGCCAAAGCAATAATTCGATACCTCGGGCATCCGCTTTGATTTCTTTGAAGAAACAGGCGTCTTTTCCAAATCTTTCAATAACTGGACCCCTATCATTTGAAGATGTTGATTGGGTCCTTTTGCTGGTTTATCTTTAGTCTCATCACCGTCTTGGTTTTCAGTTTGTTCAACAGCCTCTTCATCGTCTATCTCatcttcttctgcttcttttgtggattcatcgtcatcatcatcttcatcatcatccaaTTCATCAtctaaatcttgatcttcttcattgctaTCTTCTTCACAAAGATAGTTTCGAGTTTCTCCCAGGAAACGACGTTTCCAGAACTCTGTGTTCCCGTCTTCTGGCTTGATTCTTGAGATCAATTCATATAACCCTTCATCAACCTATCAGACAAgtcaaattacaaaaataaaaatggagGTGACATTTAGTCAGTACTGTCAGTGGCACAATCACGGAGCAGCCATCTAAGAGATTTACAATAAACATtgtcatgttgcatacctcttCCTCATCTTCTACAGGAGGAACCCAAAGTGGTATACCACGTGAACGATTGATTCTCCTAGCTTTTTGAACTCGTTGGTAGAGTACTTGTCTTGTTCCATCAGTAGGCAATCCTTGAGCTTCAAGCTCAGTTTTCAACTCAGATACTACCATTTTGCTTGCAGCCTTGGGCTTAGCAACATTCTTCTTTGGCCCTACAACTAACTTTTTTAATCTTTCGACAACTCTACGTACATCGTCTTCAGATACATCACCCAAAATACCAGGACCTTCATTCCTCAATGTAATTAGGAGTTTGCGATGATATAACTTCAATTCCTCAAAGCATCTCTGTTTAAAAGATGTTTCTATTGGATTTGAATAGGCAAATCCAAATTCATCTGGATCTAGAGGAGTTTTTCCTCGGCGAGGCACCCAACGTTTGCGCTCTCCTGTAAGACCTCCTTCTTCAATATATCTTCAAGTACAAAGGCAACATGAGTTAAAGAGATTTTAAGTTTGCAATAGGAAAGGAGTTAAACAACAAAACATGCAAGTATTAGATATTCACATCTCTTTAAGCAGTTGCTGCATCATGACTACATGACATATTCAATGTTGGCAGCAATAATTAATCTTCAAAATCTTCAATCAGATTGTGTTCTTATTTATTAGCACTGTGAATCTGCATTTACACGCAATAGAGCTCTCGTGCCAAGTATCAAACACATGTATTCTTGCTAATTATTCTGTACGGGGTAGCTTCAAAAGAAGTGAGGACATTAATAAGCATCATGGAGAAGGAATGATGGATTGAAGTGCTGACTACAAGGCAAACAAGAATGTGGAAACAAGAGAAAATTAACAGACTCTACAAATAGATTTTTTATTATGCAACTGAAGAAAATTGAGCATGGAAACATCAAGGATAGGTCTAAGACAAAGCTGATCAACGGACTAGCAGAGGTATGGACATCAAGGTAGCAACTGGGTGGCACAACTGTAGCTCTGATCATTGACATTTGATGTACTTTATGCAATTATGCCTAGTCCAACTGAGCAGCTGACTGAACAAAACACAGGAACCAAGGGAGTAGACAGGGGTTGAATGAAGGTGAAAAAAAAGCAGCTGACTTTGGCGGTTGTGTGCAGAATAATGAATTTAGAGAGTCCAACGAGGCAGCACAATAATAGCAGCGGTAAGTAATCCTACAGCTGTACGGTGCCATGTTTGTGACGCAAGGAAGCTAGCTCAGTTAAGCATGTACAGTGGTGTTGCCTCTTCAGTTGTCTCTTAAATCTCCACATAAATTTAGAGAGTACAGTAATGACAATATCTCCAATTGGTTCTCTGGAGGCATCTCTATGTAAATCCAACAATATTGGAACTCGTTAGTTGCATATATATCTGTTAGCTGCATTGGATTGCATTATTTATTTGATTACATACTCCTTTAATCTTGTTAGGACAGTAACCTCATCTATACAAAGAGAGGAGTTGTAGCACTCAGATTTCAGAAGGCAAGCTAAATATGAATCATGTTTCAAATATATTAGCTCCCTTTTCTTTTAGCCAGGTCCCTCCTACCTACTGTGTGCTCTTTTTCTCATGTGCATTCTCCATTATACTACCACATAAGGAAAATAATGCTTCGCACATGAGTATAATATACTACAGGGTGAGGGAAGCAAATTTTGCACTATGTTCACCATATGTACCCCATCATTCaggaaatttaaaaaaaaagataagatgCCAATGCCATGCAAGCAACTAAAACAGACTTGTGTAGAACAGTAACAACCCAAAATTTCACAAAGTCATACCTGGCCACATAATCAATTTCGAAACCAAGATCAGCTTCTTCTTGTAATGGTTCTATCCAGGAGCTTACCAATGTGCGATATTTCCTGTTTAAGATCATTGCTCTGGGTGCGATACTTTGGTTATCATCAGCCATTGCTTCCAATGCGTCAAGCAACTCAACAGGTCTTCCTGGTTATAAAAATAAGTTACCTGCTCAGGAAAGTACTAAAAGTTCACGATaatgaaaagctactaaaaGTATAAAAGACGGATATTTGATGTGGTGAGCAAAAAAAATGTGGAAGGATGAACTGTCATCATGTTAAAGTATAACTACATAATCTTCATTACTCAACAGtgtattttatttttctgaTGTTATTGTTTCCCTAGCATGAAGACCGAACCAAAATGAAGTCTGGTGCTAAGCAATCATGAAGATCATAGAGAAGAGTTTGGTCTAACAAGTGACAATATTAGAATTTTAATAGTAGTATGATAAGTAGAATGCAATGCTCTACAATACATTACATAAGATACAACTGTTCATAAAACCAGAGCAATAGAAGAATCTAAAATAACAATTTCATCTATTCAAGACATCTAGACCTATTAGTTGAATACATGCACCTCCAGATACAACTGGTAAAGAAATGAAGAATCGTCACAAACATAAACATGTGAATGCTTGTCAGGCACCAAATTTCTTGGtgcagattttattttgcatttcaTGCTTTCTCGTACCAAATGGTGATAATTATTCAGAAGGGAgattatataaaaaagaaagataTTTCATATGGGGTCCACTTTGTACTGTTCTAAAAAGGAGGCTATTCTACTAAAAATACTAGTCAACAGAAACCTGGTTTATAATTATTTTCTCTATAAAATGGATCCTTTGACTCCTCCAGATAACAATTCCAGACGTTGAAGAAAGTAAGGAACATCATGAAATCTTTCTTTGTGGCAAATCAATAGAGCAAAACCAGGTCTCTGTGTCAGGTGCAACATTCCAAAAGGACAGATCATAACTCATGAACAAATAACTTGACAGAAACAGGAACCTTGCCACTCCTCTTAACTGATGTGTAGAAGGTTTATAGCTCACCATCGAGGCACAACGATCGAATATAGAGAGAAAGTGGATCACCACAGTTTCCTTCATTGTAAAgaacttttgttcctccggGAATTCTCCGTAAGGCACGAAAATGCCTGATTGATTCATTAACCATACAGTACTTTGTAAAGCATTCCACTAATAATCTGAAAACAATAACTGATCGTCAATTCATTGCTTTCCTCAAAGAGAAAACATGGATAGAATGTGACTGTGACTATTGGTATTCAGGAAACATGTGTACACAGTATAATTGCATCCACCAAAGAGGCTCAAATAGTGACCACTAGTATATGCTAGAAGGTATTGCCCTTACGCGTAAGTTCTTGCATTAGGCTGAATACATTTGTGGTCCTCCACCATCATCCCTAGTAATTCTGCCACATCTGCTGCCCTGAAGACCAAACACATCATAAAAGATAACAGAGGAAAGACAACAAGAAGTACCATTACAGATGTGAGCTTTGCCTGTACGCATCATGGGACTACAATTTACATTAACTCATTGGACCCTACAGATCAGATTTGATTCTAAGaagaaacaaataaatgatTGTGTTGATTGGATGGCTAGGTTTACAGTAATAACAGGATGAAGAAAACAAATAGTGAATAACTATACACAATTATATATGGAAGTAAATATATACCTATCATAAGACGTTGCTCTAGTAAATGCTTGTATAACCCAGTTATATGACTCGGTATCAGGTTTCATATAATCTGGAATCAGAAGGAAAAATTAGCATCCACAATGTAGAGTTCCAAGAAGCAACAACACATAGGTCAGCAGATACTTCTCTTTCTAGTAAGAAAAGCATGAAGAGGTTCATGATCCTGTTTTATAAACATGTTTGTGGACTTGTGGTCACATTTTAGTTTTAGAGCTCCTCACACATCAAATATAATGATATGCCCTTAGAAACAACATAGAACTATAATGTCAAACAAAAACGTTTCAAAATCTAAAAAGGGCAAGCAGTTTTTCCAATGGAAGCTAATTTTACAACAAGGTCAAACACTCTAAAGAAACATCAGGTGGATTTGTTTCTGTGCCGCATGATATGAGGTGCTTCCATCCAATAGCCTCATGACAATACAGTTTCCAAAACAACAGCTAGTTTTACATGTACAAATAATAAACATGTAAAAACAACCAGCCTATACACAGTAAGAAAACATAGCTAATATTGAACATGTCTTCTGAAGCCAAAACAAACTATCTATTGCTATCCACTGAAACTATGAGTACCACACCGGCATGCACTCAATTAAGTGTCTGCACATGCAAAACCGTGACAAAACCAAATTGGCACAGAAAAGACAATATGTAGCATACTTCAAGCCTTAGACATGTGTAACACACTAACACAAAATCATCATCTCGTTAAAAAACTAAGACATGttgataaaaatataaaatggaTGACAAAAACAATAAACCATAGAACAAAACTGGTTTAAACGATCATCATACCTTCACCTCCATATTCCATGTTTTCAAATGTTGCAAAAGCAACTTCAGGAATTCCACAAGTAGCCTGCACACAGTGAACTTTCATTGTATTACTGCATTATATTTATGAAATATAACCTTAATGCTCATGCAGAAAAACATGTTCCTAATGATCTGTGGCTCACCCTATCTTGCCAAAAGTGTTTCTTTTCTGAAGCTTGCCTAACATATACATTCAATCTTCAATGGTTTCTTAACCAGTTGATATCAGCAGGACTAAATCACTAGAGGTATCACTACTATTTGCAGTGTTAGTGTTGCCTTTAGGCTTGATCAAATACAGTGTCTCACTttgtcaaagatctcattaatAGGCAATATACTGTGTATAAGAAAAGCCATTAAATATAAGTGAAGTAAAAGTGCTTGCAGTGGCACCATCATACACTGTATAGCAGTCAATACAAAACCTCGAGGTCTAGAGAACTAGCTAGGTAAGAGTAACCACTAACCACCACCTTTGCTGTTACAATTTAATTAGAGGAGCGAAAGCATCTTGTATAATCTTCAAAGTTGTGCTTTGCACAAACAAGTTATAGTCTTTTCACAATATAATTGAAATAGGATCTATATCTTCATTTTGAGTGAACTATTGACATAAAACAAAATTAAGACAGACAGCCAGAGGATTCCTCTAGGTTAAGTGATCAACCAAACAAACAAAAGTAGAAAAGAATATCAAACTGCAGTTATCTGTGAATGTGCAAATCAAAATTCAAGTCTCACCTGCACACTGAGAaggcaattaaaatggaatgtgGTTGCCATTCTTCCAGAAGCCTCCATTTGATACGCGACTGTCAGAGCATTGGAGTGATCTCCAGCTTTGCAATCTTCTTCAATCAGAAGATCGTAAATTTCATCAGTTCCTCGTAAACCACCTTTTGCCCCTTTGAGAAATACTGTATTGGCATCCTCCAGATAATGATTCTTGACTAGTTCCTCTGCTTCAGATCATGAAAGCTACTATAATCTTCCCAATAACCAAATATGAAACATAAGTCAATTTCCATACCTACAAGAATTAGCCAAGCCTTGCGAATATCATACTTATATCTCTCCATAGCAGCAAGAATCTCCATGCCCCTTGTAGAAAGACCCTTCTTGGCAAAAATACGGACCAGGGCCACAAAAGTTTCATGCAGAGGTCGTACTCCAGAACTTAGTTCCCTTCTAAGAGATTGCATCTGCATTAAGAAATGGTATGCCACAAAGAAAGATTTGCCACAAAGAAAAATTTCATGAGTTATGATCTTTCCTATCATTGAAATAAACTTAGAGCTAAAGATCAACTAATTTATAGGGCTTTATTTTAATCTGAAGCCACCAAAGAGAATCTAAACACAAAATCTTACTACATCGACAACAATCAGATCATGTTGCAAAAAGAAATGATAAAAAAGTAGAATTAGGTCTTCATGCCCATTACTCTGCCTCACTAATTGCTATAATTACATGGCACGCAGCCTTATAGGCAGATGAGTGCATCGAACAAGTAACTACATGCTATTTCGAACAAGTTGTTATTATATCACATAAGCTGAAAGGCATAGTGAACCCTTGCATGTATATACCTCCAATCCATTATGCATCAGGGTCACAACCACACAACAAATTACGGGATTGCTGGATAACAATTGAATCTACAGCTCTGTAAGGCTGCAGAAGACAGGGCTAAGGCCCGAGTACATTGCAGCCCTGCAACGCACAAGCCCAATGCAAAATTGTTACACCAAAGCACCTCCGTTCTGTTTCACAGTTCTACATTTGCACTAACAAAATCAAGAGCTCGTAGGGTGACAACTCTGGTAAAATAACACCGACCAACAATCCACAGGCAGCTCGGCGCTCGAAAGGGGCACGCGCATTTCATCAAACACCACACGAGGCCTTCCCTACCTGTGCGGTAGGCCAGTACGTAAGCAAGTTAAGTGGGGAGACCACTTACGGCTCCttcggcgtcgccggcgaggacgtGCGCGGCGACGAGGCCGTGGAAGGAGCGCGGGCCAG
This window contains:
- the LOC120687860 gene encoding uncharacterized protein LOC120687860 isoform X3, whose protein sequence is MKLLWPWSVFLPRRVFLQGAWRFLLLWRDIKELVKNHYLEDANTVFLKGAKGGLRGTDEIYDLLIEEDCKAGDHSNALTVAYQMEASGRMATTFHFNCLLSVQATCGIPEVAFATFENMEYGGEDYMKPDTESYNWVIQAFTRATSYDRAADVAELLGMMVEDHKCIQPNARTYALLVECFTKYCMVNESIRHFRALRRIPGGTKVLYNEGNCGDPLSLYIRSLCLDGRPVELLDALEAMADDNQSIAPRAMILNRKYRTLVSSWIEPLQEEADLGFEIDYVARYIEEGGLTGERKRWVPRRGKTPLDPDEFGFAYSNPIETSFKQRCFEELKLYHRKLLITLRNEGPGILGDVSEDDVRRVVERLKKLVVGPKKNVAKPKAASKMVVSELKTELEAQGLPTDGTRQVLYQRVQKARRINRSRGIPLWVPPVEDEEEVDEGLYELISRIKPEDGNTEFWKRRFLGETRNYLCEEDSNEEDQDLDDELDDDEDDDDDESTKEAEEDEIDDEEAVEQTENQDGDETKDKPAKGPNQHLQMIGVQLLKDLEKTPVSSKKSKRMPEIDDDEDWFPEDPIEAFKVMREERMFDVSDMYTTADAWGWTWEREIKNKMPRKWSQEWEVELAIKIMHKVIELGGTPTIGDCAIILRAAMRAPLPSAFIPILQTTHSLGYKFGSPLYDEVFLLCLDLEEIDAAIAVVAEMETNGIKVPDETLDKVLASKKSGNSALPQPTE
- the LOC120687860 gene encoding uncharacterized protein LOC120687860 isoform X1; translated protein: MATTPSTSTPAPASSAFPLTTAARFHRSSACPVRPSALAEKRRTRRRRAPEGGGAGGDRSAAAGAVEKGLRLAFLEQLAERARAADAAGVADTIYDMVAAGLSPGPRSFHGLVAAHVLAGDAEGAMQSLRRELSSGVRPLHETFVALVRIFAKKGLSTRGMEILAAMERYKYDIRKAWLILVAEELVKNHYLEDANTVFLKGAKGGLRGTDEIYDLLIEEDCKAGDHSNALTVAYQMEASGRMATTFHFNCLLSVQATCGIPEVAFATFENMEYGGEDYMKPDTESYNWVIQAFTRATSYDRAADVAELLGMMVEDHKCIQPNARTYALLVECFTKYCMVNESIRHFRALRRIPGGTKVLYNEGNCGDPLSLYIRSLCLDGRPVELLDALEAMADDNQSIAPRAMILNRKYRTLVSSWIEPLQEEADLGFEIDYVARYIEEGGLTGERKRWVPRRGKTPLDPDEFGFAYSNPIETSFKQRCFEELKLYHRKLLITLRNEGPGILGDVSEDDVRRVVERLKKLVVGPKKNVAKPKAASKMVVSELKTELEAQGLPTDGTRQVLYQRVQKARRINRSRGIPLWVPPVEDEEEVDEGLYELISRIKPEDGNTEFWKRRFLGETRNYLCEEDSNEEDQDLDDELDDDEDDDDDESTKEAEEDEIDDEEAVEQTENQDGDETKDKPAKGPNQHLQMIGVQLLKDLEKTPVSSKKSKRMPEIDDDEDWFPEDPIEAFKVMREERMFDVSDMYTTADAWGWTWEREIKNKMPRKWSQEWEVELAIKIMHKVIELGGTPTIGDCAIILRAAMRAPLPSAFIPILQTTHSLGYKFGSPLYDEVFLLCLDLEEIDAAIAVVAEMETNGIKVPDETLDKVLASKKSGNSALPQPTE
- the LOC120687860 gene encoding uncharacterized protein LOC120687860 isoform X2, with the translated sequence MATTPSTSTPAPASSAFPLTTAARFHRSSACPVRPSALAEKRRTRRRRAPEGGGAGGDRSAAAGAVEKGLRLAFLEQLAERARAADAAGVADTIYDMVAAGLSPGPRSFHGLVAAHVLAGDAEGAMQSLRRELSSGVRPLHETFVALVRIFAKKGLSTRGMEILAAMERYKYDIRKAWLILVEELVKNHYLEDANTVFLKGAKGGLRGTDEIYDLLIEEDCKAGDHSNALTVAYQMEASGRMATTFHFNCLLSVQATCGIPEVAFATFENMEYGGEDYMKPDTESYNWVIQAFTRATSYDRAADVAELLGMMVEDHKCIQPNARTYALLVECFTKYCMVNESIRHFRALRRIPGGTKVLYNEGNCGDPLSLYIRSLCLDGRPVELLDALEAMADDNQSIAPRAMILNRKYRTLVSSWIEPLQEEADLGFEIDYVARYIEEGGLTGERKRWVPRRGKTPLDPDEFGFAYSNPIETSFKQRCFEELKLYHRKLLITLRNEGPGILGDVSEDDVRRVVERLKKLVVGPKKNVAKPKAASKMVVSELKTELEAQGLPTDGTRQVLYQRVQKARRINRSRGIPLWVPPVEDEEEVDEGLYELISRIKPEDGNTEFWKRRFLGETRNYLCEEDSNEEDQDLDDELDDDEDDDDDESTKEAEEDEIDDEEAVEQTENQDGDETKDKPAKGPNQHLQMIGVQLLKDLEKTPVSSKKSKRMPEIDDDEDWFPEDPIEAFKVMREERMFDVSDMYTTADAWGWTWEREIKNKMPRKWSQEWEVELAIKIMHKVIELGGTPTIGDCAIILRAAMRAPLPSAFIPILQTTHSLGYKFGSPLYDEVFLLCLDLEEIDAAIAVVAEMETNGIKVPDETLDKVLASKKSGNSALPQPTE